In a single window of the Gossypium hirsutum isolate 1008001.06 chromosome D02, Gossypium_hirsutum_v2.1, whole genome shotgun sequence genome:
- the LOC107927793 gene encoding perakine reductase — MEQNPQIQPSRVKLGSQGLEVSRLGFGCVGLSGVYNAPLSHEEGCSVIKEAYNRGITFFDTADAYGDKHDNEIMLGKALKHLPREKIQVSTKFGVVKWESEGHRLYAVKGTAEHVRACCEASLKRLDVDYIDLYFQHRVDTSVPIEETMGELKKLVEEGKIKYIGLSEANVDTIKRAHKVHPITALQMEYSLWTREIEDKFIPLCRELGIGIVAYSPLGRGFFGGKVVDEAMPNGSLLANYPRFNGENLEKNKLLYTRVSNLAVKHGCTVAQLALAWLLHQGDDIVPIPGTTKVKNMINNVGCLGLKLSEDDLKEIGDAVPVDEVVGERELGVFSKYDWKFANTPLK, encoded by the exons ATGGAgcaaaatccccaaattcaacCTTCAAGAGTGAAATTAGGCAGCCAAGGATTGGAG GTTTCGAGATTAGGATTCGGGTGTGTGGGACTTTCAGGGGTATACAATGCTCCTTTATCCCATGAAGAAGGATGTTCAGTCATAAAAGAAGCGTATAATAGAGGTATAACCTTCTTTGATACAGCTGATGCTTATGGGGATAAACATGATAATGAGATCATGCTTGGCAAG GCACTAAAACATCTTCCTAGAGAAAAAATTCAAGTATCAACTAAGTTCGGTGTTGTCAAATGGGAATCCGAGGGACATCGTTTGTATGCTGTCAAGGGTACTGCAGAGCACGTTCGAGCTTGCTGCGAAGCGAGTCTTAAGAGACTTGATGTGGACTACATCGATTTGTACTTTCAACATCGTGTTGATACATCAGTGCCAATAGAAGAGACA ATGGGAGAGCTGAAGAAACTTGTGGAAGAAGGAAAGATAAAATACATTGGATTATCAGAAGCTAATGTTGATACAATAAAGAGAGCACATAAAGTTCATCCTATTACTGCCTTACAAATGGAGTATTCACTATGGACTCGTGAAATCGAAGACAAATTCATTCCGCTTTGTCG AGAGCTTGGGATTGGGATAGTGGCATATAGTCCTCTTGGTAGGGGATTTTTTGGaggaaaggttgttgatgaagCTATGCCAAATGGCAGCCTTTTG GCAAACTATCCAAGGTTCAATGGAGAGAATCTAGAGAAGAACAAACTGTTGTATACTCGAGTTTCGAACTTGGCTGTAAAACATGGTTGCACAGTTGCTCAACTTGCATTGGCATGGCTTCTACACCAAGGAGATGATATTGTCCCTATCCCTG GGACAACTAAGGTTAAGAACATGATCAACAATGTTGGATGCTTGGGATTGAAGCTTAGTGAAGATGATTTGAAAGAAATTGGTGATGCTGTGCCGGTTGATGAAGTGGTTGGTGAAAGAGAATTAGGTGTATTCTCTAAATATGATTGGAAGTTTGCTAACACTCCATTGAAGTGA